One genomic segment of Photobacterium sp. DA100 includes these proteins:
- a CDS encoding protein adenylyltransferase SelO has translation MKKLSELVFNNTYSALPKSFGTFIKPQPLDDPFLVSVNNRVCQMLELDPAQAHTQYFVDLFTGNDEHPAMAPLAMKYTGHQFGQYNPDLGDGRGLLMGEVLTSSGQKWDIHLKGSGLTPYSRQGDGRAVLRSSIREYLASAAMAGLGIKTTHALAVLSSNTPVFRETVERGATLIRVADSHLRFGHFEYFFYTQQYAELKLLADYLISHHFPEINRHNNETDQYREMFNHIVQLTAEMIADWQAVGFAHGVMNTDNMSVLGLTFDYGPYGFLDDYEPGYICNHSDYSGRYAFNQQPTIALWNLSALGYALTPLLEKQAIDQALQNYQPLLQKAYNKKMRHKLGLKATLEQDTALFAGLFDLLKSQAVDYTLFFRTLSSLPHAELLSASHHFQALFEDLAPLAAWLSLYSDRLEKESLDDADRLDLMRSTNPKFILRNYLAQQAIELAEKGDFSMIEQLLAILQHPFEEHPEFDAFAKRPPEWGKKLEISCSS, from the coding sequence ATGAAAAAACTGTCCGAGCTCGTCTTCAACAACACCTACAGTGCCCTACCGAAAAGTTTTGGTACCTTCATCAAACCTCAGCCGCTTGATGATCCTTTCCTGGTCAGTGTGAACAACCGCGTTTGCCAAATGCTTGAGCTTGATCCGGCTCAAGCCCATACCCAATACTTTGTTGACCTCTTTACCGGCAACGATGAGCACCCAGCGATGGCTCCTCTTGCCATGAAGTACACCGGCCATCAATTTGGCCAATATAACCCTGATCTGGGTGACGGACGAGGCTTGCTAATGGGAGAAGTACTGACATCTTCCGGGCAAAAGTGGGATATACACCTGAAAGGCTCCGGCCTTACCCCCTACTCGCGCCAAGGTGACGGCCGGGCTGTATTGCGCTCCAGCATCCGTGAATACCTGGCCAGCGCCGCAATGGCAGGACTAGGCATCAAAACTACCCATGCATTGGCGGTGCTCTCGAGCAATACCCCAGTATTTCGAGAAACGGTCGAGCGCGGAGCAACCTTGATCCGGGTGGCGGACAGCCACCTAAGGTTCGGTCATTTCGAGTACTTTTTTTATACCCAGCAATATGCCGAATTAAAACTACTGGCCGACTATCTAATCAGCCATCACTTTCCTGAAATCAATCGCCATAATAATGAGACCGACCAGTATCGCGAGATGTTCAACCACATAGTTCAACTTACCGCCGAAATGATAGCCGACTGGCAAGCGGTAGGATTTGCTCATGGGGTGATGAATACCGACAATATGTCGGTACTCGGCCTGACGTTCGATTACGGTCCATACGGCTTTCTCGATGACTACGAGCCCGGCTATATTTGTAACCACTCTGATTACTCCGGCCGATATGCGTTCAACCAGCAACCAACGATCGCCTTGTGGAATTTATCCGCTCTGGGCTATGCATTAACCCCGCTGTTGGAAAAACAAGCCATTGATCAGGCCCTTCAGAACTATCAGCCGCTATTGCAGAAAGCTTACAACAAGAAAATGCGCCATAAGCTGGGATTGAAAGCAACACTCGAACAAGATACCGCGCTATTTGCTGGTTTGTTTGATTTATTGAAATCCCAAGCCGTTGACTACACGCTGTTCTTCCGCACGTTATCGTCGCTCCCTCATGCCGAACTCCTATCAGCCAGTCACCACTTTCAGGCCCTGTTTGAAGATCTCGCCCCTTTGGCTGCCTGGCTGTCTTTATATTCAGATCGGCTGGAAAAAGAATCGTTAGATGATGCAGATCGCCTCGATCTCATGAGATCAACCAACCCCAAGTTTATCCTGAGGAACTACCTCGCCCAGCAAGCCATTGAGCTGGCAGAAAAAGGGGATTTTTCCATGATCGAGCAACTACTGGCCATCCTCCAACATCCCTTTGAGGAACACCCGGAATTCGATGCCTTTGCAAAACGCCCACCTGAATGGGGCAAAAAGTTGGAAATCAGCTGCTCTTCTTGA
- a CDS encoding S1-like domain-containing RNA-binding protein: MIRIGQYNTLEVVKLVDFGVFLDGGEDFGNILLPKACVPAGTELGDKLEVFVYFDSEDDIIATTKQPYAVVGDFALLRVVGICGVGAFVDWGLEKDLLVPFSEQRRRLEVGQDIMVRVYTDKASGRIVGSTKFNRFLDKTPAKYKVGEEVQVLIAEITDLGYKAVIEDKHWGLLFKTESFGKLFPGKKLKAYIKEIRPDGKINLSLQKAGKAKVDDLADKILTTLERKGGFVPLSDKSSPDEIFKEFRTSKATFKKTIGALYKKGIIIIERDGIRLNDN; encoded by the coding sequence ATGATTAGAATTGGACAATACAACACATTAGAGGTCGTCAAGCTGGTTGATTTTGGCGTATTCCTTGATGGTGGTGAAGACTTTGGCAATATCCTACTGCCTAAAGCTTGTGTTCCTGCTGGCACTGAGCTGGGTGATAAGCTGGAAGTCTTTGTATATTTCGACTCTGAAGATGACATCATTGCAACGACCAAGCAGCCTTACGCGGTAGTGGGGGATTTCGCCTTGCTACGCGTGGTCGGTATTTGTGGCGTGGGGGCATTCGTTGACTGGGGCCTGGAAAAAGATTTGCTTGTTCCTTTCAGTGAGCAACGCCGCCGCCTTGAAGTCGGCCAGGACATCATGGTGCGTGTTTACACGGATAAAGCATCAGGCCGTATTGTTGGTTCCACCAAGTTCAACCGTTTCTTGGATAAAACACCCGCTAAATACAAAGTCGGCGAAGAAGTCCAGGTGCTGATCGCTGAAATTACCGATCTGGGTTACAAAGCGGTGATTGAAGACAAACACTGGGGACTGCTGTTCAAAACAGAATCATTTGGCAAGCTGTTCCCGGGCAAGAAGCTGAAAGCTTACATTAAAGAAATCCGCCCAGACGGCAAGATCAACCTGTCGCTGCAAAAAGCAGGTAAGGCTAAGGTTGATGACTTGGCCGATAAAATTCTGACGACCCTTGAGCGCAAGGGTGGTTTTGTTCCGCTGAGCGACAAGTCGTCACCAGATGAAATCTTCAAAGAATTCCGTACCAGTAAAGCGACCTTCAAGAAGACTATCGGTGCCCTGTACAAAAAAGGCATTATTATTATTGAGCGTGATGGAATTCGCTTGAACGATAATTAA
- a CDS encoding peptide ABC transporter substrate-binding protein translates to MQGSKLTVIAAAVAMLAASPTWAADVPDNVTLAKVQEIVRGNGDEVPTLDPSYSSDTSSARVIADMFEGLVTQSPDGEIIPALATHWEQSDDGKMFTFHLRDGIKWSNGEPIVAGDFEYSFKRVVDPKTGAPYAWYYSTAHILNADKINEGKLPVEQLGVKALDDKTLQVTLDKPVPYFVKMMVHESTFPVYRPAIEAHGDAWTKPENIVTSSAYKLANWTLNERIVLERNPQYWNNDKTVVNKVTYLPIADMTAEYNRFRTGEIHITSSFPLEQYNAIKKQRPEELLTMPSLGTYYYLFNVSKAPFDDPRVRKALAYAIDRDVVTKVILGQGQVPAYGVTPPSVDGFVPPKLAWGQLSQKERNQKAKELLAEAGFDKSNPLSFELVYNTSESHKKLAIVMSSMWNKTLGAKVNLANQEWKTFLQKLGQKDFTVARYAWVGDYNEASTFLSYFESTGMNYSRWSSDAYDEAMAKAIQSPSNDERNKYYQQAEQVFSEEMPAIPLYHYTRSVLKSTKVGGYSATNAAEARYSRDLYLMQ, encoded by the coding sequence ATGCAAGGAAGTAAGCTAACAGTGATCGCTGCTGCTGTCGCAATGCTAGCGGCAAGCCCAACTTGGGCGGCAGATGTCCCCGATAATGTGACATTAGCCAAAGTTCAGGAGATCGTTCGTGGCAATGGCGATGAAGTTCCGACTTTAGACCCTTCTTATTCTTCAGATACCTCCAGTGCCCGCGTTATTGCCGATATGTTCGAGGGGCTGGTGACCCAAAGCCCCGATGGCGAGATTATTCCTGCGCTGGCAACGCATTGGGAACAATCGGATGACGGTAAAATGTTTACCTTCCATCTGCGCGATGGCATTAAATGGTCAAACGGTGAGCCAATTGTTGCCGGTGACTTCGAGTACAGTTTCAAGCGGGTGGTGGATCCGAAAACCGGTGCGCCGTATGCGTGGTATTACAGTACTGCCCATATTCTTAACGCTGATAAAATCAACGAAGGCAAGCTGCCGGTGGAGCAGCTTGGTGTCAAAGCGCTTGATGACAAAACGTTGCAGGTCACTCTTGATAAGCCGGTACCGTATTTCGTCAAAATGATGGTTCACGAGTCGACATTCCCTGTCTACCGTCCCGCCATCGAAGCTCATGGCGATGCATGGACCAAGCCGGAGAATATTGTTACCAGCAGTGCTTATAAATTGGCTAACTGGACGCTGAATGAGCGCATTGTGCTGGAGCGCAACCCGCAATATTGGAACAACGACAAAACTGTCGTCAACAAGGTTACGTATTTGCCAATTGCTGATATGACAGCGGAATATAACCGTTTCCGGACTGGGGAGATCCATATCACCTCGTCATTCCCTCTCGAGCAATACAATGCAATTAAAAAACAGCGCCCGGAAGAGCTGTTGACCATGCCATCGCTCGGCACTTACTACTACTTATTCAATGTCAGCAAAGCACCGTTTGATGATCCAAGGGTCCGCAAGGCTCTGGCCTATGCGATTGATCGTGACGTTGTCACCAAGGTGATCCTTGGCCAAGGACAGGTACCTGCTTATGGGGTGACCCCGCCATCCGTAGACGGCTTTGTACCGCCGAAATTGGCATGGGGGCAGCTAAGCCAGAAAGAGCGTAACCAGAAGGCCAAAGAACTACTTGCTGAGGCGGGCTTTGACAAGTCCAATCCACTTTCTTTCGAGTTGGTGTACAACACCTCAGAATCGCACAAGAAGTTGGCGATTGTGATGTCGTCGATGTGGAACAAGACCCTGGGTGCCAAGGTCAACTTGGCCAACCAAGAGTGGAAGACGTTTTTGCAGAAACTTGGCCAGAAAGACTTTACGGTAGCCCGTTATGCCTGGGTAGGGGATTACAACGAAGCCTCAACCTTCTTGTCTTATTTCGAAAGTACCGGAATGAACTACTCTCGCTGGTCGAGTGATGCCTATGACGAGGCAATGGCCAAAGCTATCCAATCGCCAAGCAATGACGAGCGTAACAAGTACTACCAGCAGGCGGAGCAGGTTTTCTCTGAAGAGATGCCAGCTATCCCGCTTTATCACTACACGCGTTCAGTGCTCAAGAGCACAAAAGTTGGCGGCTACTCGGCCACCAATGCAGCAGAAGCGCGATACAGTCGTGATTTGTACCTGATGCAGTAA
- a CDS encoding MarC family protein: MHDLLTVSVTVFMGFFAIMNPIANTAVFIGLTSAQTRQQQRATAFKALVTAFCIVAAFSLLGKGIFHVFGITLPALRISGGILVFLVGYHMLQGSSSSMHRHQEEDNQSKTVSEDQDVAISPLALPILAGPGTIATAMNYSAAGGFLSIAVTISAFAVLCLISLVCFIYGQKLVSVLGDNGISIVTRLMGLILTVIGMQMGIQGIHDAIALFDHLAK; encoded by the coding sequence ATGCACGATTTACTGACTGTTAGCGTAACCGTCTTTATGGGTTTCTTCGCCATTATGAACCCGATCGCTAACACCGCGGTATTCATCGGTTTAACCAGTGCGCAAACCCGCCAGCAGCAGAGAGCGACAGCCTTCAAAGCCCTAGTTACTGCATTTTGCATCGTGGCGGCTTTCAGCTTGCTCGGCAAAGGGATTTTTCACGTTTTCGGTATTACCCTACCTGCACTTCGCATTTCAGGGGGCATCTTGGTATTCTTGGTTGGTTACCACATGCTGCAGGGCAGCAGCTCTTCAATGCATCGTCATCAAGAAGAAGATAACCAAAGCAAAACCGTCAGTGAAGATCAGGACGTCGCGATTTCTCCGCTTGCCCTCCCTATACTGGCAGGGCCAGGCACCATCGCAACCGCCATGAACTATTCTGCGGCAGGTGGTTTTCTGAGTATAGCGGTCACAATTTCAGCCTTTGCAGTGCTGTGCCTAATCAGTCTGGTTTGTTTTATTTATGGCCAGAAACTGGTGAGTGTGCTTGGGGATAACGGAATAAGTATCGTCACCCGGCTAATGGGATTAATCCTGACAGTCATCGGGATGCAAATGGGGATCCAGGGAATACATGATGCCATCGCCCTGTTCGATCACCTTGCCAAATAA
- the moeB gene encoding molybdopterin-synthase adenylyltransferase MoeB, with translation MVELTDAEMLRYNRQIILRQFDFDGQEALKATSMLILGAGGLGCASSQYLAAAGVGKLTLIDDDKVEVSNLQRQVLHNDSTVGMLKVDSAKRALQTINPNTVIATVAKRLDDEALKALIEQHDMVLDCCDNVDTRNQLNRLCFETKTPLISGAAIRMEGQISVYTYQDNEPCYQCLSALFGQQALTCVEAGIMSPVVGIVGAVQAMEAIKVAANMGQPLTGKILMLDAMTMSWREMKLGKQPNCQVCG, from the coding sequence GTGGTAGAACTTACCGATGCAGAGATGCTGCGCTATAACCGCCAGATTATTCTTAGGCAATTTGATTTTGATGGCCAGGAAGCGCTCAAAGCCACCTCGATGCTGATCCTTGGTGCCGGTGGGTTGGGTTGTGCATCCAGCCAATACCTCGCAGCCGCCGGCGTTGGCAAGCTTACCTTGATCGATGACGATAAAGTCGAAGTGTCCAACCTCCAGCGACAGGTTCTGCACAACGACAGCACGGTCGGCATGCTGAAAGTCGACTCTGCCAAGCGGGCTCTGCAGACGATCAACCCGAATACCGTTATCGCAACCGTGGCAAAACGTCTTGATGACGAAGCTCTGAAAGCGCTTATTGAGCAGCATGATATGGTGCTCGATTGTTGTGATAACGTGGACACACGAAACCAGCTAAATCGGTTGTGTTTCGAAACCAAGACTCCGTTGATTTCCGGTGCAGCTATCCGCATGGAAGGCCAGATCAGTGTTTATACCTATCAGGATAACGAGCCTTGCTACCAGTGCCTGAGCGCCCTATTTGGCCAGCAAGCCCTGACGTGCGTAGAAGCCGGGATCATGTCGCCGGTAGTTGGCATTGTGGGCGCGGTACAAGCCATGGAAGCGATTAAAGTCGCCGCCAATATGGGACAGCCCCTGACGGGTAAAATCCTGATGCTCGATGCCATGACCATGAGCTGGCGGGAAATGAAACTCGGCAAGCAACCTAACTGCCAGGTTTGTGGTTAA
- the moeA gene encoding molybdopterin molybdotransferase MoeA: MGCCDTPGLMPVETALTKILDQVEPLKDVTSVSLSDGMGLVLAEDICSPINVPPFANSAMDGYALRIADLESTDTLRMAGKSFAGIPYDGVCQPGECIRIMTGAQMPEGADTVIMQEETDVDGDNIRFTAKVSHGENVRPIGDDVHQGDVVVAKGNRITAREMPLLASLGIATLPVYRRPVVAFFSTGDELRPVGEPLEAGQIYDSNRYGIRALLEKFGCDVMDLGIIPDCPEKLREAFDKATTADVLVTSGGVSVGEADYTKDILDEQGEIGFWKIAMKPGKPFAFGTIKNTWFCGLPGNPVSAMVTLYQLVQPMLAKLSGHSQYQPPQRLKAKATTVFKKRPGRADYQRGIYQLNSEGLVEVATTGNQGSGAFSSMHQANCFVVLEQERGRVMPGEEVTIELFNHAMY; this comes from the coding sequence ATGGGATGTTGTGACACTCCAGGCTTAATGCCAGTCGAAACCGCACTGACTAAAATTCTTGACCAGGTTGAACCACTCAAAGATGTAACATCAGTTTCTCTTTCTGACGGTATGGGCTTGGTGCTGGCTGAAGATATTTGCTCACCAATTAACGTACCCCCTTTTGCTAACTCGGCAATGGATGGCTATGCCCTGCGCATTGCTGATCTGGAAAGTACAGATACCTTGCGCATGGCAGGTAAGTCGTTTGCCGGCATCCCCTACGACGGTGTTTGCCAGCCTGGCGAATGTATCCGCATCATGACCGGTGCTCAAATGCCAGAAGGTGCTGATACCGTTATCATGCAGGAAGAAACCGATGTCGACGGTGATAACATCCGCTTCACGGCCAAGGTCTCTCACGGCGAGAACGTCCGCCCTATTGGTGATGATGTTCATCAGGGTGATGTGGTCGTCGCAAAAGGAAACCGTATCACCGCCCGCGAGATGCCACTGCTGGCTTCTCTGGGTATTGCTACCCTGCCCGTTTATCGTCGCCCAGTGGTTGCTTTCTTCTCGACCGGTGATGAGCTTCGCCCGGTTGGCGAGCCGCTGGAAGCGGGTCAGATCTACGACAGCAACCGCTACGGCATCCGTGCTCTATTGGAAAAATTCGGTTGTGACGTAATGGATCTGGGGATTATCCCTGACTGTCCTGAAAAACTGCGTGAAGCCTTCGATAAAGCCACCACCGCCGATGTATTGGTTACCTCCGGTGGTGTCAGCGTGGGCGAAGCCGACTACACCAAAGACATCTTGGATGAGCAAGGCGAGATCGGCTTTTGGAAAATTGCGATGAAACCGGGCAAACCTTTTGCCTTCGGTACCATCAAAAACACTTGGTTCTGTGGCCTGCCGGGCAACCCGGTATCGGCCATGGTCACGCTTTACCAACTGGTACAGCCCATGCTGGCCAAGCTGTCGGGCCATAGCCAATACCAGCCACCGCAGCGCCTGAAAGCCAAGGCGACAACGGTCTTTAAAAAGCGTCCGGGCCGTGCCGACTACCAACGTGGCATCTACCAACTGAACAGCGAAGGCCTGGTTGAAGTGGCAACGACAGGCAACCAGGGCTCAGGCGCCTTTAGCTCGATGCACCAGGCCAACTGCTTTGTAGTGCTCGAGCAAGAGCGCGGCCGTGTGATGCCGGGCGAAGAAGTGACGATCGAGCTGTTCAACCACGCAATGTACTAA
- the folE gene encoding GTP cyclohydrolase I FolE, translated as MTAFSESALKVRQALVERGLETPMTDKVVSREEKKEKIEYHMREILELLSLDLTDDSLVETPHRIAKMYVDEVFSGLDYANFPKITVIENKMKCDEMVRVKDITLTSTCEHHLVTIDGTATVAYIPRGKIIGLSKINRIVRFFAQRPQVQERMTQQILVALQTLLESDDVAVTMDATHYCVKARGVMDATSTTTTTALGGIFKRNPATRAEFLHGLR; from the coding sequence ATGACTGCATTTAGCGAATCTGCATTGAAGGTGCGCCAAGCACTGGTTGAGCGTGGCCTAGAAACCCCGATGACTGACAAGGTGGTAAGCCGCGAAGAAAAGAAGGAAAAAATCGAGTATCACATGCGTGAGATCCTCGAGCTTCTTTCACTGGATTTAACCGATGACAGCCTGGTTGAAACTCCCCATCGAATCGCGAAAATGTATGTTGACGAAGTGTTTTCTGGTCTAGATTACGCCAACTTCCCGAAGATCACCGTCATCGAGAACAAGATGAAGTGTGATGAAATGGTTCGCGTGAAAGACATTACCCTGACCAGTACCTGTGAGCACCACTTGGTGACTATTGATGGTACTGCGACAGTCGCTTACATTCCGCGCGGTAAGATCATTGGCCTGTCCAAGATCAATCGTATCGTCCGTTTCTTTGCCCAGCGCCCGCAGGTACAGGAGCGTATGACCCAACAAATTTTGGTGGCACTGCAAACCCTGCTGGAAAGCGATGATGTTGCGGTCACCATGGATGCAACCCACTACTGCGTGAAAGCGCGCGGTGTAATGGATGCGACCAGTACCACGACGACAACAGCCTTGGGTGGTATTTTTAAGCGCAACCCAGCCACCCGCGCTGAATTTCTGCACGGCCTGCGTTAA
- a CDS encoding LysR family transcriptional regulator gives MDLIKLSRISMKHLITLHVMLDTLSVTASAERLCLSPSSVSKTLTQLRESLNDELFYRHGNQLVATPLARRLGPTVHQMINEMNQMLTQEAFDPASYQGRFSLAMRESTFELLAAKLSARVLEQAPGMRLEIWSRDNMGFDSLAKGQLDFIILPHDKSQPPSTQNNLVWETLLDDEMVCLMNPNHPLAGKKLTIDDYLSYGHVGITDNDLNVPFFELQLAQQHQKRKIAVHVPDFGGAALMCHHSDLLFTCSRQWADVALQAKALITKPLPFNYGEVSYSLVWHQPSMNDPAQRWLYEQIISVAKGS, from the coding sequence ATGGATTTAATTAAACTATCCCGAATCAGCATGAAGCATCTCATTACACTGCATGTGATGCTGGACACGCTCAGTGTCACTGCCAGTGCTGAGCGGTTATGCCTGAGCCCGTCCTCTGTCAGTAAAACCTTGACCCAGTTGAGGGAGAGCCTCAATGATGAGCTGTTCTACCGCCATGGTAACCAGCTTGTCGCGACGCCGCTGGCGCGCCGCCTGGGGCCAACCGTGCATCAGATGATCAACGAGATGAACCAGATGTTGACGCAGGAGGCTTTTGATCCGGCGTCTTACCAGGGGCGTTTTTCGTTGGCGATGCGCGAAAGCACCTTCGAATTGTTAGCGGCCAAGCTCAGTGCCAGAGTGTTGGAGCAAGCGCCGGGTATGCGGTTGGAAATTTGGTCGCGGGACAACATGGGTTTTGACAGCCTTGCCAAAGGCCAGTTGGATTTCATTATCTTGCCCCATGACAAGAGCCAGCCGCCGAGCACCCAGAATAATTTGGTTTGGGAAACCTTATTAGATGACGAAATGGTGTGCTTGATGAATCCTAACCATCCGCTGGCAGGCAAGAAACTGACCATCGATGATTACCTGAGCTACGGTCACGTTGGTATTACTGATAACGACTTGAATGTGCCGTTTTTCGAGCTGCAGCTTGCCCAGCAGCACCAGAAACGCAAAATTGCGGTTCATGTGCCGGATTTTGGTGGCGCAGCCTTGATGTGCCACCACAGTGATTTGTTATTCACTTGCTCGCGTCAATGGGCCGATGTCGCTCTTCAGGCCAAAGCGTTAATCACCAAACCGTTGCCTTTCAATTACGGCGAAGTGTCTTACAGTCTTGTCTGGCACCAGCCGAGTATGAATGATCCGGCTCAGCGTTGGCTGTACGAGCAAATTATTTCGGTCGCCAAAGGGTCATAG
- a CDS encoding AraC family transcriptional regulator: MEYIADYAPSANDYTYGILDIQLLVKMLEKEGIAVETLLSGSNLTPDDLASPNTHIRYRDKLAVFANAIDLSSQPGLGLLVGNQARFSDFGVLGYAVFSSATLGEALLIGFKYLRLAGPVLRKKMWINGDIGGFSGEELLELDAKLLRFCAEYWFSAIKSLCEEVTQTRFPAQKLYFPFPEPSYSHLYQEIFQCPVVFNSNKLEWHFDSEWLARPLPTTNPLTLKMCLQSCDDMLSKLSHPTTLADKVSLLFVECSGRYPNIEQVADHFSMSSRTLRRRLTNLGTSYQSLLDQVRSNLAKDYLKTTHMSLDEIAERISFSDSANFRHAFQKWTGISPSQYRKSTRAGNKT; this comes from the coding sequence ATGGAATATATTGCTGATTACGCCCCGAGTGCCAACGATTACACTTACGGTATATTAGATATTCAACTCTTGGTAAAAATGCTCGAGAAAGAAGGAATTGCTGTTGAAACCTTACTCTCGGGCAGCAACCTAACACCTGATGATCTGGCCTCGCCCAACACCCACATTCGCTACCGGGATAAATTGGCAGTATTTGCTAATGCCATCGATTTATCCTCTCAGCCCGGACTTGGCCTGCTGGTAGGCAACCAAGCTCGATTTAGTGATTTTGGTGTCCTCGGCTATGCCGTCTTCAGCAGTGCGACTCTCGGTGAGGCACTGCTTATTGGCTTTAAATACCTCCGCCTCGCGGGTCCGGTATTACGCAAAAAAATGTGGATCAATGGAGATATCGGTGGATTCAGTGGCGAAGAGTTGCTGGAGCTCGATGCAAAACTACTCCGTTTCTGTGCCGAATACTGGTTCAGTGCCATCAAATCACTATGCGAAGAAGTCACCCAGACACGCTTTCCAGCTCAGAAACTCTACTTTCCTTTTCCCGAGCCGAGCTACAGCCACCTGTACCAAGAAATCTTCCAATGCCCCGTGGTATTCAACAGCAACAAACTCGAATGGCATTTTGACTCGGAGTGGTTGGCACGCCCACTGCCAACAACCAACCCTCTGACGTTGAAAATGTGCCTGCAGTCTTGCGATGACATGCTCTCTAAGCTAAGCCACCCTACGACATTGGCCGACAAAGTCTCGTTGCTCTTTGTTGAATGCTCAGGACGCTACCCGAACATCGAACAGGTCGCTGACCACTTTTCCATGTCTTCACGTACCCTTCGCCGGCGCTTGACCAACCTGGGCACAAGCTATCAGTCCTTGCTGGATCAAGTACGCTCTAACCTGGCCAAAGATTATCTAAAGACGACGCACATGAGCCTGGATGAGATTGCCGAACGCATCAGCTTTTCAGACAGTGCCAATTTTCGCCATGCCTTCCAAAAGTGGACCGGCATAAGCCCTTCGCAATACCGTAAAAGCACTCGGGCCGGCAACAAAACCTAA
- a CDS encoding coniferyl aldehyde dehydrogenase: protein MPHDSSQVDDLNDKFIALQRAFRQEPYPSIPLRKERLTALKSQLSRYQQLLADAMSLDFGYRSHTESILADVLAPILDINHVLSHIKRWSKPSRRPTEWLFKGNKLQVRYQPKGIVGIICPWNFPLYLSIGPMITALAAGNRCMIKMPPNCPQTTVVLKRMLAEIYSEDLVCIIEGEHPQAMEISHLPFDHLVFTGSPASGKHIMANAAANLTPVTLELGGKSPAIVFDDYEIEKAAERIAHGKGLNSGQICIAPDYAMVPREKVENFVAAVQKANRAMYPSLSGNPDITNLVDEAQEARFLALVEDAEQKGAVIVRCGEKGEGRQYPLHIVTSLSPAMRICQEEIFGPLLPVYGYDELDDVVEHIQSRPRPLACYLFSHDTERREWVLTHTHSGGVTINDWGWHVLNHAVPFGGTGNSGIGNYHGEEGFRELSHARSVLEMKPWFPIQIFSPPYGGLLQRLILRMFVGKPDPSLIDKK from the coding sequence ATGCCACATGATTCCAGTCAAGTTGATGATTTGAATGATAAATTCATAGCCTTGCAACGTGCTTTCAGACAAGAACCGTATCCAAGTATTCCATTGAGGAAAGAGCGTCTAACAGCGCTGAAATCCCAGTTGAGCCGCTATCAGCAGCTGCTGGCTGATGCCATGAGCCTTGATTTTGGCTATCGCTCGCACACGGAGTCTATCCTGGCTGACGTGCTGGCGCCGATTTTAGATATCAACCATGTACTCAGTCACATCAAGCGGTGGTCAAAGCCAAGCCGTAGGCCGACAGAGTGGCTATTTAAAGGCAATAAGCTTCAGGTGCGCTATCAACCCAAGGGGATTGTCGGCATTATCTGCCCGTGGAACTTCCCTTTGTATCTATCAATCGGGCCGATGATCACGGCGTTGGCAGCGGGTAATCGCTGCATGATCAAAATGCCACCCAACTGCCCGCAAACCACCGTAGTACTCAAGCGGATGCTGGCCGAGATCTACAGTGAGGATCTGGTGTGTATTATTGAGGGGGAGCATCCCCAAGCGATGGAGATTTCCCACCTGCCTTTCGACCATCTGGTTTTCACTGGCTCACCGGCAAGCGGCAAACATATCATGGCCAATGCTGCGGCCAATTTGACCCCTGTAACGCTTGAGCTGGGGGGTAAGTCACCGGCTATTGTGTTTGATGACTATGAGATAGAAAAAGCAGCTGAACGCATCGCCCACGGCAAAGGGCTCAACTCGGGGCAGATCTGTATTGCCCCGGACTACGCCATGGTACCAAGGGAAAAAGTCGAGAATTTTGTTGCTGCCGTGCAGAAGGCAAACCGAGCAATGTACCCGAGCCTGAGTGGTAACCCCGATATCACGAACTTAGTCGATGAGGCGCAAGAAGCCCGATTTCTGGCGCTGGTGGAGGACGCCGAGCAAAAAGGTGCGGTCATTGTTCGCTGCGGTGAGAAGGGGGAGGGGCGTCAGTATCCGTTGCATATCGTTACTTCACTGTCGCCGGCGATGCGCATTTGCCAAGAGGAAATTTTTGGACCACTGTTACCCGTCTACGGGTATGACGAACTCGATGATGTTGTCGAGCATATCCAGTCGCGGCCCCGGCCACTGGCCTGTTACTTGTTCAGCCATGATACTGAGCGGCGGGAATGGGTGCTGACCCATACCCATAGTGGAGGCGTTACCATCAATGATTGGGGGTGGCATGTACTCAACCATGCAGTGCCTTTTGGTGGTACGGGCAACTCTGGAATAGGTAACTACCATGGAGAAGAAGGTTTTCGTGAACTAAGCCATGCCCGCTCGGTATTGGAAATGAAGCCTTGGTTTCCGATCCAAATTTTCAGTCCACCATATGGCGGCCTGCTACAACGTTTGATATTGCGAATGTTCGTTGGCAAGCCTGATCCCAGCTTGATTGATAAAAAATAA